From Virgibacillus ihumii, the proteins below share one genomic window:
- a CDS encoding YlqD family protein codes for MQIIKKVLIKQIVTEKSKKKLHKKFYDHKMRLEQECQQLLFEQRKLLNKSGVSRQEISERFQQEIKNRKEKIKLAEFKIEQLDMLEIGSEITEKEVEALVEVKEGSHWEEILEETAIVIKDDVVVRIDE; via the coding sequence GTGCAAATCATTAAAAAGGTCCTGATAAAGCAAATTGTCACTGAGAAAAGCAAGAAGAAATTACATAAGAAATTTTATGATCATAAAATGCGGCTTGAGCAAGAGTGTCAACAGCTGTTATTTGAACAGCGCAAATTACTGAATAAGTCCGGTGTTTCCAGACAGGAAATTTCCGAAAGATTTCAGCAGGAAATTAAGAATCGCAAAGAAAAAATAAAACTAGCTGAGTTTAAAATTGAACAATTGGATATGCTGGAAATTGGCAGCGAAATTACTGAAAAAGAAGTTGAAGCTCTTGTTGAAGTGAAGGAAGGTTCGCATTGGGAAGAAATTTTAGAGGAGACGGCGATTGTCATCAAAGATGATGTAGTTGTCCGAATTGATGAGTAG
- the rimM gene encoding ribosome maturation factor RimM (Essential for efficient processing of 16S rRNA), whose protein sequence is MTEKMFNAGKIINTHGIKGEVKVLRITDFEERFSPGNVLYLEKGDGQQLELKIAAHRIHKGYDLIRFVGYETINDVERFKGDYLKITEKQLTELDENEFYYHEIIGCDVYTVNDEKIGVINEILSPGANDVWVVKREYGKEVLIPYIEDVVKQVDISANKVVIEPMEGLLD, encoded by the coding sequence ATGACGGAAAAAATGTTCAATGCAGGGAAGATAATCAATACACACGGAATTAAAGGTGAAGTGAAAGTTCTTCGAATCACCGATTTCGAGGAACGTTTTTCACCAGGGAATGTACTTTACCTCGAAAAAGGGGACGGGCAGCAGCTTGAGCTGAAAATTGCCGCACATCGTATTCATAAAGGTTATGATCTAATCCGATTTGTGGGATACGAGACAATCAATGATGTGGAGCGGTTTAAAGGAGATTATCTGAAAATCACCGAAAAACAGTTAACGGAACTGGATGAGAATGAATTTTATTACCACGAAATCATCGGTTGTGATGTTTATACTGTAAATGATGAAAAAATCGGTGTGATTAACGAAATTTTATCACCGGGCGCAAACGATGTATGGGTAGTGAAGCGGGAATACGGGAAAGAGGTATTAATCCCCTATATAGAAGATGTTGTGAAGCAGGTGGACATTTCTGCCAACAAAGTGGTTATTGAACCGATGGAAGGGCTGCTTGACTGA
- the trmD gene encoding tRNA (guanosine(37)-N1)-methyltransferase TrmD: protein MHIDVLTLFPELVSGVFNHSILKKAYDKEKYSYNLVNFRDYTENKHYKVDDYPYGGGAGMVLTPQPIFDAIDSVKEKRQSKPRVILMCPQGAPYNQRKAEELAKEDHLVFICGHYEGYDERIREHLVTDEISIGDYVLTGGELGAMVVIDSVVRLLPDVLGNVESAPEDSFSTGLLEHPHYTRPADFRGMKIPDVLLSGNHAKIEAWRRKESLKRTYERRKDLIEMDSLSKDDLKILEELKDDF from the coding sequence ATGCATATTGATGTTTTAACGTTATTCCCCGAATTAGTTTCAGGTGTATTTAATCATTCAATATTGAAGAAAGCATATGACAAAGAAAAATACAGCTATAACCTGGTGAATTTTCGTGACTATACGGAAAACAAACATTACAAGGTTGATGATTATCCATATGGCGGTGGTGCGGGTATGGTCCTGACTCCGCAGCCGATTTTTGATGCGATTGATAGTGTGAAAGAAAAGCGACAGTCCAAACCGCGGGTTATCCTGATGTGTCCGCAAGGTGCGCCATACAACCAAAGGAAGGCTGAAGAACTGGCCAAAGAGGACCACCTTGTGTTTATCTGCGGTCATTATGAAGGGTATGACGAACGTATCCGGGAACATCTGGTTACCGATGAAATTTCTATTGGTGATTATGTTTTAACCGGTGGAGAGCTTGGCGCGATGGTCGTAATCGACAGTGTTGTCAGATTATTGCCGGATGTTCTCGGAAATGTGGAATCCGCACCGGAGGATTCATTCTCAACCGGGTTACTGGAGCATCCGCATTATACAAGGCCTGCTGATTTCAGAGGAATGAAGATACCGGATGTTCTGCTGTCCGGCAACCATGCAAAAATTGAAGCATGGCGTCGCAAGGAGTCTTTGAAACGAACATATGAAAGACGTAAAGATTTAATTGAAATGGATTCATTGTCCAAAGACGACTTGAAAATTTTGGAAGAGCTTAAAGATGATTTTTAA
- the rplS gene encoding 50S ribosomal protein L19 — MQKLIEEVTKDQLRTDHPDFRPGDTVKVHVKVVEGSRERIQVFEGVVIKRQNGGISETFTVRKISYGVGVERTFPLHSPRVAKIEVSRRGIVRRAKLYYLRNLRGKAARIKERR, encoded by the coding sequence ATGCAAAAACTGATTGAAGAAGTCACAAAAGATCAGCTTCGCACGGATCACCCTGATTTCCGTCCCGGAGATACTGTAAAGGTTCATGTGAAGGTTGTCGAAGGTTCACGTGAGCGTATTCAGGTTTTTGAAGGTGTTGTTATCAAACGCCAAAACGGTGGAATCAGTGAAACATTTACAGTAAGAAAAATTTCTTACGGTGTTGGTGTTGAACGTACATTTCCGTTGCATTCACCTCGAGTTGCAAAGATTGAAGTTTCCCGTCGCGGTATTGTTCGACGCGCTAAACTGTATTATCTTCGCAATCTGCGTGGAAAAGCAGCACGTATCAAAGAACGTCGATAG
- the lepB gene encoding signal peptidase I has product MEKRKSEWFEWIKALLIAFALIFIVRTFFFAPIVVDGPSMMPTLHDGDQMIVNKIIYDVAEPERFDIVVFHASDKKDFIKRVVGLPGEHVAVKNDQLFIDGRKVKEPFIGQMKKGENTYTDDFKLEELPGGYEEIPEGYVLVLGDNRGNSTDSRILGLISMDQIVGTANLIYWPFDRMQIMDY; this is encoded by the coding sequence ATGGAGAAACGGAAAAGTGAATGGTTTGAGTGGATTAAGGCATTATTAATCGCTTTTGCGTTAATTTTTATTGTTCGAACTTTCTTTTTTGCTCCGATCGTTGTTGATGGACCATCCATGATGCCTACACTTCATGACGGGGATCAAATGATAGTCAACAAAATAATTTATGATGTTGCTGAACCGGAGCGATTCGATATTGTCGTATTCCATGCCTCCGATAAAAAAGACTTCATTAAACGGGTTGTTGGGTTGCCTGGTGAGCATGTTGCCGTTAAAAATGATCAACTTTTCATTGATGGAAGAAAGGTAAAGGAACCTTTTATAGGACAGATGAAAAAAGGGGAAAATACATATACAGATGATTTCAAGTTGGAGGAGCTTCCAGGAGGTTACGAGGAAATCCCTGAAGGTTATGTGCTCGTATTGGGGGATAATCGGGGTAATTCCACGGATAGCCGTATATTAGGTTTAATATCGATGGATCAGATCGTTGGTACTGCTAATTTAATTTACTGGCCATTTGACCGAATGCAAATTATGGATTATTAG